From Parus major isolate Abel chromosome 1A, Parus_major1.1, whole genome shotgun sequence, the proteins below share one genomic window:
- the LOC107205041 gene encoding histone H2B 5-like → MPEPAKSTSAPKKGSKKAVTKTQKKGDKKRHKSRKESYSIYVYKVLKQVHPDTGISSKAMGIMNSFVNDIFERIAGEASRLAHYNKRSTITSREIQTAVRLLLPGELAKHAVSEGTKAVTKYTSSK, encoded by the coding sequence ATGCCAGAGCCAGCAAAGTCAACCTCAGCCCCCAAAAAGGGCTCCAAGAAAGCCGTGACAAAGACCCAGAAGAAGGGTGACAAAAAGCGTcacaaaagcaggaaagagagCTACTCCATCTATGTCTACAAGGTGCTGAAGCAGGTCCATCCTGACACTGGCATCTCCTCCAAGGCCATGGGCATCATGAACTCCTTCGTCAATGACATCTTTGAGCGCATTGCTGGAGAAGCCTCCCGCCTGGCCCACTACAACAAGCGCTCCACCATCACATCCCGGGAGATCCAGACAGCCGTGcgcctgctgctcccaggagagctggccAAGCACGCCGTCTCAGAGGGCACCAAGGCTGTCACCAAGTACACCAGCTCCAAATAG